Proteins encoded within one genomic window of Brenneria nigrifluens DSM 30175 = ATCC 13028:
- the otsB gene encoding trehalose-phosphatase: MTTIATENTTDTPPLPILNGGRYAFFFDVDGTLAEIRPQPDAVAIPADVRVNLQALSAACHGALALISGRPIEQLDKLIAPLRLPLAGVHGAERRDGAGNLHRVTLPAEVTESLRRMLEPAIAALPGTLLEAKGMAFALHYRQAMPYQPQVVALAESAVARFPQLSLQPGKCVVEIKPRGTDKGAAINAFMQEAPFTGRIPVFVGDDLTDEKGFLAVNAMQGISVKVGDGSGHARYRLGRVADVYHWLEQLLLQLKQDNVAKELKL, encoded by the coding sequence TTGACCACCATTGCGACGGAAAACACCACCGACACCCCGCCTCTCCCCATACTGAACGGCGGGCGATACGCCTTCTTTTTCGACGTGGACGGCACGCTGGCGGAGATTCGGCCGCAGCCGGACGCCGTTGCCATTCCTGCTGATGTGCGCGTCAATTTGCAGGCGTTGTCGGCCGCGTGTCACGGCGCGCTGGCGCTGATATCGGGCCGCCCCATCGAACAGTTGGATAAACTGATCGCCCCGCTCAGGCTGCCGCTGGCCGGGGTACACGGCGCCGAACGGCGCGACGGCGCGGGTAACCTGCATCGCGTCACGCTGCCGGCGGAAGTGACGGAATCCCTGCGGCGAATGCTGGAGCCCGCGATAGCCGCCCTGCCGGGCACCTTGCTGGAGGCCAAAGGCATGGCTTTCGCACTGCACTATCGCCAGGCGATGCCGTATCAGCCGCAGGTAGTAGCTCTGGCGGAGTCCGCCGTGGCGCGCTTTCCTCAACTATCGCTCCAGCCCGGCAAATGCGTGGTGGAGATAAAGCCGCGAGGAACCGACAAGGGCGCGGCGATTAACGCCTTTATGCAGGAAGCCCCTTTCACCGGACGCATCCCGGTTTTTGTTGGCGACGACCTGACGGATGAGAAAGGATTTCTGGCAGTGAATGCCATGCAGGGCATTTCCGTTAAGGTCGGAGACGGTTCAGGCCATGCCCGCTACCGCCTCGGACGGGTAGCGGACGTTTACCACTGGCTTGAACAATTACTATTACAACTAAAGCAAGATAACGTCGCTAAGGAGTTAAAGCTATGA
- a CDS encoding IS66 family transposase: MHPLTKSLDHLPLYRQQAIYQRSGVDLPRSTLAGWFGAVGAALKPLTRKLHQNLLQPLPAALGPAAGLEKYPPAATLNGNDVHNQVVIIGLYLFSYRAFHQQIYSK; the protein is encoded by the coding sequence ATGCATCCTCTAACCAAAAGCCTTGACCACCTGCCGCTCTACCGTCAGCAGGCGATATATCAACGCAGCGGCGTCGACCTCCCTCGCAGTACCCTCGCGGGCTGGTTCGGTGCGGTTGGCGCGGCGCTGAAACCGCTGACCCGCAAGCTGCATCAGAACCTGTTGCAACCCTTACCCGCCGCGCTGGGTCCCGCCGCCGGTCTGGAAAAATATCCGCCAGCGGCTACACTGAATGGCAATGATGTTCACAATCAGGTGGTGATTATTGGGTTATATTTATTCAGTTATAGAGCGTTCCATCAACAGATTTATTCAAAATAA
- a CDS encoding ABC transporter substrate-binding protein — translation MILALNVGKKARGALLFSLCSALPPAAVDAAAVPAGVQLAEKQELVRGNGSEPASLDAHKVESDVEANIIHDFFEKLIAVRDDGSISGGLAEKWEQQDHQLWTFHLRPDLKWSDGTPLTADDVVFSWRRLVDPQTLSPYQSYIPNMHVRNAADIAAGKKPASELGIRALDRRTVQIELDRPLSYFLAMVAHFAVVTLPQAAIEKYGDKWTQPGNFVGSGPFILEEWVVNERIVAKRNPYYWDNVHTILNKVTYLPIVSNTAEVNRYKTGEVEVTFTLPPHLFKALKTELPDQVKVNPQLSTYYYKFNTQKPPFNDPRVRRALDLALDKTVIAEKVLGMGQVPAYSILPPGMAGYTSQQPEWAAWTQQQRNAEAKKLLSAAGFSAQRPLKFDLLYNTSESHQRVAIAASSMWKQVLGVEARLKNQEWKTMLDTMRTGDFQVVRSSWAADYNEPSTYFDILRTGNSNNQGRFTHAEYDALLDRAVNANSVAARNSDDYHQAEKILQQQVPLLPIYYYVRAQLVKPYVGGFKPDQKADIYSKDIYIIKH, via the coding sequence ATGATTTTAGCGTTAAACGTCGGTAAAAAAGCGCGCGGCGCTTTGCTGTTTTCGCTTTGTTCAGCGTTGCCCCCGGCTGCCGTTGATGCGGCGGCGGTGCCCGCGGGAGTGCAACTGGCGGAAAAACAGGAGCTGGTGCGCGGCAACGGTTCCGAACCCGCCTCGCTCGATGCGCATAAAGTGGAAAGCGATGTCGAAGCCAATATTATTCATGATTTTTTTGAAAAACTGATTGCGGTGCGTGATGACGGCAGCATTTCCGGCGGGCTGGCCGAAAAGTGGGAGCAGCAGGACCATCAGCTCTGGACGTTCCATTTGCGTCCGGATCTGAAGTGGTCCGACGGCACTCCGCTCACTGCCGACGATGTCGTCTTCAGTTGGCGGCGTCTGGTCGATCCGCAAACCCTTTCCCCCTATCAGTCCTATATCCCCAACATGCATGTGCGCAACGCGGCGGATATCGCGGCAGGGAAGAAGCCCGCCAGCGAGCTGGGCATCAGGGCGCTGGATAGGCGCACGGTACAAATCGAGTTGGATCGGCCTTTGTCCTATTTTCTGGCGATGGTCGCCCATTTTGCCGTCGTCACCCTGCCGCAAGCGGCGATTGAAAAGTATGGCGATAAATGGACCCAGCCCGGCAATTTCGTCGGCAGCGGTCCTTTTATCCTTGAGGAGTGGGTGGTCAACGAGCGCATTGTCGCCAAACGCAATCCCTATTATTGGGATAACGTCCATACCATACTCAACAAGGTGACCTATCTGCCCATCGTGTCAAACACGGCGGAGGTGAATCGCTACAAGACAGGGGAGGTGGAGGTGACTTTTACGCTGCCGCCGCATCTGTTCAAAGCGCTCAAGACGGAATTGCCCGATCAGGTTAAGGTGAACCCGCAGTTATCGACCTACTACTATAAATTCAATACGCAAAAACCGCCGTTTAACGACCCGCGCGTCAGACGGGCGCTGGATCTGGCGCTTGACAAAACGGTGATTGCCGAAAAAGTGTTGGGCATGGGACAAGTGCCCGCCTATAGCATCTTGCCGCCGGGTATGGCGGGCTATACCAGCCAACAGCCCGAATGGGCGGCCTGGACCCAGCAGCAGAGAAACGCCGAGGCGAAAAAGCTGCTGTCCGCCGCGGGGTTCAGCGCGCAGCGGCCGTTAAAGTTCGACCTGCTGTACAACACTTCCGAGTCGCATCAGCGGGTTGCCATCGCCGCCAGCTCCATGTGGAAGCAGGTGCTGGGCGTGGAGGCGCGGCTGAAAAATCAGGAGTGGAAGACCATGCTGGACACCATGCGGACCGGCGATTTCCAGGTGGTGAGATCGTCCTGGGCGGCGGATTATAACGAGCCTTCCACCTATTTTGATATCCTGCGTACCGGCAACAGCAATAATCAGGGGCGATTCACTCATGCCGAATACGACGCCCTGCTGGATCGCGCGGTCAACGCGAACTCGGTGGCGGCGCGTAATAGCGACGACTATCATCAGGCGGAAAAAATTCTTCAGCAGCAGGTTCCGCTGCTCCCCATCTATTACTATGTGCGCGCGCAACTGGTGAAACCTTATGTCGGCGGATTTAAGCCCGACCAGAAAGCGGATATATACAGCAAGGATATTTATATCATCAAGCATTAA
- the ribA gene encoding GTP cyclohydrolase II yields MQLKRVADAKLPTSWGDFLMVGFEEIATGHDHLALVYGDISGSVPVLARVHSECLTGDALFSLRCDCGFQLEAALSHIAEEGRGILIYHRQEGRNIGLLNKIRAYALQDLGADTVEANHQLGFAADERDFTLCADMFKLLGVDEVRLLTNNPQKVKILNEAGINIVERVPLVVGRNPKNERYLATKAAKMGHLLDMK; encoded by the coding sequence ATGCAGCTAAAACGGGTGGCAGATGCCAAATTACCCACCTCCTGGGGCGATTTCCTGATGGTGGGATTTGAAGAGATCGCCACGGGACATGATCATCTCGCATTGGTTTATGGTGATATTTCCGGCTCGGTTCCGGTTCTGGCCCGAGTGCACTCGGAATGTCTGACGGGTGATGCATTGTTTAGCCTGCGCTGCGACTGCGGGTTTCAGCTTGAAGCCGCGCTGAGCCATATCGCCGAAGAAGGCCGCGGTATATTGATCTACCATCGGCAGGAAGGCCGCAATATCGGTTTGCTGAATAAAATTCGCGCCTATGCGTTACAGGATCTGGGGGCCGATACGGTTGAAGCCAACCATCAGTTGGGTTTTGCCGCCGACGAACGCGACTTCACCCTATGCGCCGATATGTTCAAACTGCTGGGCGTTGATGAAGTCCGCCTGCTGACCAATAATCCGCAAAAAGTAAAAATCCTCAATGAGGCCGGCATTAATATTGTCGAGCGGGTGCCGTTAGTGGTGGGCCGCAACCCGAAAAACGAACGCTATCTGGCGACCAAAGCCGCCAAGATGGGACATCTGCTGGATATGAAATAA
- the pgpB gene encoding phosphatidylglycerophosphatase B — translation MYDIAKRTTIGALFLLIMPLIIWASGWQWQPEYSGLWLRILFWTTETVTSPWGTLTSIILGLWFLWCLRFRLKPALGLLAIMIITVVIGQGMKSAIKEWVQEPRPFVVWLENHHQIDDSYFYSLPRKERADVVKEQLHNERQIPSWLRQHWQFETGFAFPSGHTMFAATWALLGVGLLWARRHYKTVVVLMLWASAVMGSRLVLGMHWPRDLVAATLISWLLVVIACWLAQQWYGPLSLRREEKAGQRQDDAPQGKT, via the coding sequence ATGTACGACATCGCCAAACGGACCACTATTGGTGCACTGTTTTTGCTGATCATGCCGTTGATTATTTGGGCCAGCGGGTGGCAGTGGCAACCGGAATATAGTGGCTTATGGCTGCGTATATTGTTCTGGACGACGGAAACGGTGACGTCGCCCTGGGGGACGTTAACCAGCATCATTCTGGGCCTCTGGTTTTTGTGGTGCTTGCGCTTTCGTCTGAAACCCGCGCTCGGTCTGCTGGCGATCATGATCATCACGGTAGTGATCGGCCAGGGGATGAAATCGGCGATTAAAGAGTGGGTTCAGGAGCCGCGCCCGTTTGTTGTCTGGCTGGAGAATCATCACCAGATTGACGATAGCTATTTCTATTCCCTGCCGCGTAAGGAACGCGCCGACGTGGTAAAAGAGCAACTGCATAACGAACGGCAGATCCCCAGTTGGCTGCGTCAGCACTGGCAGTTTGAAACCGGGTTCGCCTTTCCTTCCGGCCATACCATGTTCGCCGCTACCTGGGCGCTGCTGGGCGTCGGCTTATTGTGGGCGCGCCGGCATTACAAAACGGTGGTGGTTTTAATGCTGTGGGCGAGCGCGGTGATGGGAAGTCGTCTGGTGCTGGGGATGCATTGGCCGCGGGATCTGGTGGCCGCTACGCTGATAAGCTGGCTGCTGGTGGTGATTGCCTGCTGGCTGGCCCAGCAGTGGTACGGCCCGCTTTCTCTGCGGCGTGAAGAGAAAGCCGGACAGCGTCAGGACGACGCCCCGCAGGGGAAAACATAA
- a CDS encoding D-ribose ABC transporter substrate-binding protein produces the protein MKPYLLKPCLTAIMLSLSAAAFAADNGLIAIITPSHDNPFFKAEAEGARAKAIELGYTALVASHDDDVSKQNQLIETAIARKAKAIVLDNAGADATIGPLKKAKAAGIPAFLIDREINETGVAVAQIVSNNYQGAQLGAEKFVELMGQKGKYVELIGRESDTNAHVRSQGYHDVIDEYQDLKMVARQTANWSQTEAFNRMEAILQANPDIAGVISGNDTMALGAEAALKAAGRHDVIVVGFDGSDYVRDSIINKGNIKATVLQPGWEQAQMAVEQADYYLKNGKARHDEKQLMDCILIDESNAGKLSTFALKP, from the coding sequence ATGAAACCTTACCTACTGAAACCCTGTCTGACGGCCATCATGCTTTCCCTTTCCGCCGCTGCCTTTGCGGCCGACAACGGGTTGATCGCCATTATTACCCCATCCCACGATAACCCCTTTTTTAAAGCCGAGGCGGAAGGCGCCAGGGCCAAGGCCATTGAATTGGGCTACACCGCCCTGGTCGCTTCCCACGACGATGACGTGAGCAAGCAAAACCAACTGATTGAAACGGCGATTGCCCGCAAGGCCAAAGCCATCGTGCTGGATAACGCCGGCGCCGATGCCACCATCGGGCCGTTGAAAAAAGCCAAGGCGGCGGGAATACCGGCCTTTCTCATCGATCGCGAGATCAATGAAACCGGCGTCGCGGTGGCGCAGATTGTTTCCAATAACTATCAGGGCGCGCAGCTTGGCGCCGAGAAGTTTGTTGAATTGATGGGGCAAAAAGGCAAATACGTTGAATTGATCGGCCGCGAGTCGGACACCAACGCGCACGTTCGTTCCCAGGGCTATCACGACGTGATCGACGAATACCAGGATCTGAAGATGGTTGCCCGGCAGACCGCCAACTGGAGCCAGACCGAAGCTTTCAACCGTATGGAAGCCATCCTGCAGGCCAATCCGGATATCGCCGGGGTCATTTCCGGCAACGACACCATGGCGCTGGGCGCCGAAGCGGCGCTGAAAGCGGCTGGGCGGCATGATGTCATCGTGGTGGGGTTTGACGGCAGCGACTACGTGCGCGATTCCATTATCAATAAAGGCAACATCAAGGCGACGGTGCTGCAACCCGGCTGGGAGCAGGCGCAGATGGCGGTGGAACAGGCCGACTATTACCTGAAGAACGGTAAAGCCCGGCATGACGAAAAACAGCTGATGGACTGCATTCTGATTGATGAATCCAACGCCGGCAAGCTCAGTACATTTGCGTTGAAACCCTAA
- a CDS encoding DUF2291 family protein translates to MQRYQRCRTRWIGLCALLLSACTVVDLDENGKPIIPVDPSATPSYNNMTPDTIATQLWQPKLLPLAQEEALSWDELKKQQATLTGGAGKAVYARFQGQVVKVDRQGREGRLEIAVQGETVALQLGPIVKGNAIRDAAGFIRFEDFKNQVQFAQLARSLNKKAMENLSAIDQGWQGKDIRVLAALRLSGQDIRDAVPLELLPSESPREAQ, encoded by the coding sequence ATGCAGCGTTATCAACGATGCCGTACCAGGTGGATCGGTTTATGCGCGCTGTTGCTGTCGGCCTGTACGGTGGTGGATCTGGATGAAAACGGCAAGCCGATTATCCCCGTCGATCCGTCCGCGACCCCGAGCTATAACAACATGACGCCGGATACTATTGCGACCCAACTCTGGCAACCGAAGCTGCTGCCGCTGGCACAGGAAGAGGCGCTGAGCTGGGATGAACTGAAAAAGCAGCAGGCGACGCTGACGGGCGGCGCCGGCAAAGCGGTGTATGCGCGGTTTCAGGGCCAGGTGGTGAAAGTCGATCGTCAAGGCCGTGAAGGACGGTTGGAGATCGCCGTGCAGGGCGAGACGGTTGCGCTGCAACTGGGGCCTATCGTCAAGGGCAATGCGATTCGCGATGCCGCCGGGTTTATTCGCTTTGAGGATTTTAAAAATCAGGTGCAGTTCGCCCAACTGGCGCGTTCGCTTAATAAAAAGGCCATGGAGAATTTGTCCGCTATTGATCAGGGCTGGCAGGGAAAAGATATCCGGGTGCTTGCCGCGTTAAGGCTGAGCGGGCAGGACATCCGCGACGCGGTTCCGCTCGAATTGCTCCCATCCGAATCACCCAGGGAGGCGCAGTAA